The sequence below is a genomic window from Lolium perenne isolate Kyuss_39 chromosome 4, Kyuss_2.0, whole genome shotgun sequence.
TGGGTTTTTTCTATGTTCTTATTCCAACCATTAGATTCCGTTTGGTGGGGAGGGTATAGAAGGTCCCTTTCTTCCCCCTTGGGCTGGTTACTTCTTCCATTGTTGACTGAAGTAGGGATGTCACCCGTAGGATATGGGTACGGGTAGAGCCATCCCATACCCATACCCGTCACCTTCAATATTATTTGTCACCCGTACCCATACCATCAACGGCTACAAGTTTTCCCGTACCCATCACCCGATAGGGTAAATGGATACCCGCGGGTAAAAATACCCATGCTTACAACACATCAAATTGTTTAAAAAATATGATAGGAGGTGAAGCGATCCTAAATAGGGGTCTAATCCTCACTAATCTACCAACAattgtaagagcatctctaatagTAACCGAAAACTTCGGAACCGAAAAAACCTATAATCAGTCTCCCGAAAACATGGCTTAGGATGATTTTGCAGCTGGCGCATAACAGAACCCGTAAACACGAAATGAAAAAACACAATTGAAATGTCGCCGGAGAATTCTTCATTTATCATATATAGATGGTAGTTTgatgctccgattgagcatcaAATTTTACAAAATATAAACTACAAACCTAAATTAGATACTAACCCTAACTGCGCGAGATGATTCCGAGCAAAATGAGGCTCGAATGGCCTCTGCGCGCGGCGGTGCCGGTGGTTGCGGAGCTTGAGCATCGAGGCAGAGGACGGTGTCTACGCGGAGGACGGTGAAGAGCTCCACTACTCGGATTCAAGCTCGACTATCTCGGGCTTGATGCGGCGGACGCGCTCCTCCCGGCGCGCCGCCTCGTACTCCCGCACTTGGCGGACGGTGCTGGCGTCCTCCTGGCGGAAGCGAGCGCGGGCCTCCGCCTCCGTGATCGCCGCCACCTACGCGATCACGACATCCTCCTTGTTGGAGCCATGCACATAGTCTCCCGCGGAAAACGTGGGCTCCCACGCGGAgacgagctcctcctcctcgaagCCGTCGTAGATGGGCAGGCGCGGTAGGAGGCTCGAACCGCCGGATGAGGATCCCTTGCCGCCATTGTTGCCGTACTTGGCGagcttccctgggggcgtgagcccccagttcTTCTACCGGTGGGCGCtgcgcttgcgcgcgccctccgACCGTTGAACTTGCGCCGTTCCACCTCTGTATGGAACACGAGGGCCGCGGCGGTGAGTCCCTGCCGCCCAATCCCGCGCCGCCCCGTACAGAGCCATCACGCGAAGCCATGGAGTTGCGGAGTTGGGGCGAAGCATCGCTTCTGCGCGCTGGTTGCTCGCCGGAGAGGTggctggtggcggcggagcgagtggtagcggcggaggggagtagggtttggaaaccgaactcccctccacgGCCCGTTTTAATACGGGGCGGCCGCCGAGTTTCTCGGGCCCTCGAACTCTGTTTACGGGCCAGACCGCGAGTTCGGGCTATGTTTTGGGTATATTTCGGCCTGAACTTGTAAACTCGTCGGTTTTTCGGTTCCGGCTCCTTCTTCAGTAGAGTTGCTCTAAGACCGGAAAGCGTGAGGTTTATCCTAGCAAGATGAGCTAGATACGGCGAGAGGACTGGCATGAGCTAGATATGGAGTACACAGTTAGTTCTACTAGTTTGTAGAACTTCGAAAGAAGTGACCATTTTCTGATATCGCTTCGTGAGTAAAATCTTTACCATTGCTGCTACTCTACTACCGATCTGACAGTCACATTAGCTTTTTTTTTTAGAGAAACAGGGATCCAAACCCTGGCTCCAATTATATTGAAACCTTCCGACGAAACTACATCATTCAGATTTGTTTTCGCACTACAGAACACCAACACTTCGTACAACGCAGATCAACCAGATGTTTTTTAGGATACAGATCACAAACTAGAAGTTTTAACTGACAGCAGCAAAGGCTAAGCGAACCAGCTCAAAAATCAACAACAACATCACTCGAGGCTAGTAACTTCAAGGACGATACAAGACTTTGAAGCCTGCACCATCACCCATCAGAATCAAATCGTTTGCTTCCAGGGTCCTCGCCAGGTCTTCAGCCGTGATCAACATCGGCCCAAACCCCCTCGTGATGTTCATGTCACATACATCCAGAGTCGATCTTGCCTTCTTTTGGGGTGTCAGCCAGGCTCCAGCCACGACAGCAGCGGCGGCAACCGAGCCAAACTCTGTAGCTTGCTCAGCAACAGTTTCAGCTCTTCTCTTCCTTCCTCTTTCAACGAGATTTTCCACTGAGCACAGCTGCAAACCATACGTCTCCACAACCCCCGCATGCCAATCCATTGAGAACGATCGAAGACTTGATCATTTCTGGTAATCCAGATAGTTCTCAATCCAGCAACAAAGATCATATTGTACTTAttattcttttttcttttcattcCAAAGAGATGTAATGTCAGGCATACTTGAAATCTTAAGATTAAGACCCAAAGCTAAAACAATTTCTTTCCAAATATTGAAGCAACCACACAGTCAAAGAAAAGATGTTGACAAGATTCCACTtcattacaaacaacacaagttaaaTCATCAACATTTTGTCTCTTGACCAAGTTATCTCTAGTGAGTAACTTATTGTGGAACATCAACCAAAGAAAGAAATGGATTTTGGGGGTACTTTAATATCAACAAGCTAATCCCTCCAAAGTTAACTACAACATACATGAATTTCACACTATAAACCCCATTGGCTTCCCACATCCAAATCAAACCATCCTTCATGGTATTCAAAGTAATAGTTTGGGCAATTTGTTGAATTTCCAGCCACTGCATCATCAATCTATGGTCAAAGCATCTACTAAAGGTTACTTTCAGAGAAGACCCATCCCAAAGATCAGCAATGGTCTTATTCTGTTCATTTACTAGGAAATAGACTTGGGGAATAGCCCACTTGGGGAATTTAATCATACTAAGTAAATAAATAGGAATACTGGCCAAGACACTTCTAACCAACTCTAACTTAGCAACATGGTTAAGAAGCTTTCCTCCCCAACCAGCAGCTCTCTTTAGGATCTTGTCAACAACAGGTTATATATCCTCTCTCCTAAGCTTACTGTGATGTAGGGGAACTCCTAGATATTGCATAGGAAAATCCCCTAACTTACAACTCAAAGATTGAGCAATATGTTGTGCATCAATCTCATCCACATTAATAGGGACTAGATAACACTGATGGAAATTAATCCTCATACCAAACATATGCTCAAAACAAGCCAGGATCCATTTTAAATTTATGGCAGAATGTAAACTATTTTCTAGAAAGAGTAgagtatcatcagcatactgcATACTAATGATCCCCTTCCAACTCTTGCATGAGTCCAGCTAACTGTCCATTAACAATAGCTTTGGACAAGACCTTAGTGAAAACATCAGCCATGAAATTAAAAAGAATGGGGGATATGGGATCCCCCTGCCTTACACCTCTACTGGTGAGGAAGAACTGACTATTGTAGTCATTGATCCTAACACCAACAGATCCATTGTGCAATAGCCCAACAATAATAGACATCCACCTAGGGCTAAAACCCCTCATCCTCATGACTCTCAAAAGAAAGTCTCTGTCCACCCTATCATAGGCCTTTTCATAGTCAAGTTTAAAAATAAACTCAGATTGACCCTTCTACACTgcttcatgaataacttcatgtgCAGAGACAACACTCTCAAGGATATATCTCCCCTTAATAAAAGATGTTTGACTAGGAGAAATAAGTTCTTCACTAGTCACACCCAGCCTATTAGTGGCACACTTAGAGAAAATTTTAAAACTGCAGTTGGTTAAGGCAATGGGTCTGAATTTCTGTATAGTTACAACATCAGCCTCATTTGAAATCAAAGTCAGTAGAGAGAAATTCAATCTAAAAAGATCCAGATTCCCCTCATTCCAATCCTTCACCATAGCCATGAAATCAGCTCTAATGAGCTCCCAAAAATGttgataaaaagaaaataaaatccaTCAGGTCCATGAGCACCCTCAGCATAAGAGCCAAAGATTGCATCCTTTACCTCTTTTTCAGAAAAAGCAGCATTAAGCATGTCATTATGTTCTTGGGACACCATATCATCTGGGGGTCCCAAAAGTCATCCATGAAATTAATGTCAAGGCAAGATTCTTTGGAAAAAAGGTCCTTATAATATTTAACAGCAATATCTAACATACCTTTGTTGTCTTCAACCATCCCTGAATCAACTTGCAACTCACAAATTTGCTTCTTCCCCATCCTCTGATTTGCTACAGAATGGAAGTAAGCAGTGTTACGATCCCCTTCTAAAATATATATTTCTCTAGACCTTTGTCTAGCTTTTATTTCCTCATTACTCCAAATTTTAGTAAGCTCAACAGAAATATCCTTCATTCTGGATTTAGAAGCAAGTgataaacattgagtaagctcaaTAGCAGTCTTGCCATCTCTTGGAATCCTAGAGCTCATTCTTGTAGCTTGCACAGGTCCCCACTGCTTCTTGTCCTTCCATACCACAGAAGGCATGGGAGGGTCAGGTTTGTTGGAGACCCTTTCACCACTCATCTCTTTAACACCCTCATTTTCTTCATCACTCTCAACATCAAAATATTGAAGGAGATTCTTCCCAATGTTATCCTCAACATTCCTTATCACAAAAGCATTGTCAGCAGAGATGTGTGGCTCCTTGCCAAACACCTTATCTTGCACACTTGTCTCCAAACTCTGTTGAGCAACAAATCTAGAGACACTCCTTCCACCAATAGGAGGGATGGAAAGATCTGTCTCCATCTTGCTATTGCTCCCACCAGTCTTGCTCTTATCCAAAGCCTTGAAGTCATCACCAAGTTCAGTGTCATCATCAATCTTGTCCCCTTCATTACTGTGACCaaggtcttcatcatcatcctcatccacaTCAATAGCTTCTCCTTCAGCCTCCACAAGGAAATCAATCAGGAAGAAACATTGCTCCATTTCAAAAAGCTTGTTGGATGGGATTTTGGATTTGTCCCTTACAACCACCTTGACTCTTACTTCCTTATAGAAACTCCTGAAGATGCCATCCAATCAATGTTGACAAGCACACCTAGAGTAGTGGAGATTTGGAAAATTGTCTTCCATGTCAGCCACTTAGCAGGAATGCCAAGTATCTTGACCAAATCTCTTGGAATTCCTCAAAAGGTTTTGCTTCACCTTCCCAATTCACAAAGTATATCACTACTCCTTCCTTCTTGGGATTAATGGAGGGGTATTCCACCAATTCCTTGATTCTCTTGCTAGGAGGAAACCTCACCAAGAACCTCTTAGGACCAAGCTGTCTGATTTGCCAGCACCAATTCACCTTCCACATTTCATTGAAGCATTTCTCAAGCTCCTCAGCAGATATTTTTCCctctttgaccaccaccacccctACATTGTCCATATTCAACCATTGAACTGCTTCTGGTACTTCCACCTCCACATGAAAGAAACCCAGTCCAGGATTAGCACTCCCCCAATATTGGGCAGTAGGTAGAAGAGAGTACCACATCAGGCAAGTATCCATGTGATGCCCAGTTTTGCTGCAAATGAGGCATCTTTTGATTCTGGTGCAGAGACCTACATAATGACCAAGCTAACATTCTTGAATTTGGGGTCCAGGATTGGTCCAGGACCACTAGCCACTATCAACTGCAAATTGTTCCCATTCCTATCACCACTAGTCTTGAATCCATCACAAGCAGTCCCTTTCCGATTCTTCTTCTTATTCTTATTACCACCAGAGATTTGCTGTTGTTGTGAAGGGTTCAGACTAGCACTGCTACCCTGGCTATTAGGTTGAGGAATGCTGGGAGTAATACCCTGAGGCATCATCATCATGGGGTTGAAACCAGCTGGGGGAATTTGCTGATTGCCAAAGAACTACGACCACGGACCCATCGACATATTCCACATATGGGGTTGCATCATTGGAAACATACCTTGCCCAGCCGTCCCCATCTGCTGCATCATGGGTTGGGGGAACTCACTTTTGACAATCACTGGATCAGGAGCGGCACCAAGGGAGGTTGCATCCGCTTTTGGTGTCGTGGCTACCGCCGGAGGAGCACGACCACCACCAGAGCCATGGCCACCCCCAGCTCCACCAAACCTTCCTGCACCTCGACCCCCTCCCGCCATCTTGACTACCTCCACGAACGATCTCCTCCCTTCTTCAGCTCCCCACAGTTCCGAGAACTTGATCACCGTTGGCTTGGGAAGGAAACCTGCTCTGGCGGGGTAGCAATCTGTGGGAGAGAAGGATCTCGCATGGACCAACTCCCTCCTGACCCAGAAGAGAGTCTGAGAACCAGGATGATCCCTAGATCCGACCAGGCGGAGTTTGTCTGAGACGGGCGGAGCATCCTCCACTATATCCAATTCGGGAGGCGTATTTCTAAAATCCGCCGACCCAGAGAGGCCACCAACGGACCGATTGCGATCTGGCGGATCCAATCGACGGCCCCCCATGGCTGCCAGCGCAGAGCGGCTGCGCGATGGGGCCCGCCTCTAGGGGCTTCTCCTAGCCATCATCACCCTCTCCAGCGAGAAGCTTCTCGTCGGGGATGGATTTCCTTGGCGAATCCTTTACATCCGCCGCCGGAGAGCCGCATCATGACGAGGACCAGCTGACCCCTCAGCCCCCGCCCCATCACCGCCAGGCAGAAGCAACGGAGATGGCCTCTACGGCGAGCCCCGAGACAAGACCTTCACGATATCCACTTTTCCAACATCCTCCAGGCCTTGTTCCTCCATTAGCCTCTTCGGGTCTACGGGATCCTTGAGCTTGATCATCGCCAGTGCCGCGGCCACCTGCTCCTCGAGACCCTGCCCTAAGATCTGAGGCCGCCACCCCTTTGCCATCTGCACGACTGCCCATGGCGACGCGAGGCTGATCTGGAGGATCAGCAGCTTCCGCCGTAGCAGCGCTTGCCTTCTCCCCTCCGCCATCTCCGCCTCCTTCTCCCTCCGCGCCCTCTCCTCCCCCATCTTCACCTCCTCTGCGAACGATGGGAAACCCGCCGTCCACTTCGGAATAGACATGTTCCTCCGCCGGACGCACCGGCAAGTACCAGTGGCGGCGGGAGATCGGGGCGGGGAaggaagcggcggcggcgcggaatCGCCTGAGATCAGGTCGCCTGAGCTATCGCCTAAGAAGTTGCTTTTGTGGGATATTTGCTTTCGaattgagattttttttttttttttttgaacagaaaGAAATTTTTATTACTTAAGCACATTTTACAGAGAGTAGCGTGAAGGGAGCCACGCTATTTGCAGAGAAGATGGCCTGAGTTGGACATTGACCTGACTCAGAGCATATACACCTGATGGATACAACATTCGTTTGAATTCTAGTTGCTAATCTAGCATGATGATGTGCTTTAGTATTGTAGCTTCTCTGCAGATGAGTAATCCTGAATTGAGATTTAATACTGCTATCAGTCACATTAGCTTCCTTATCTTGATTTTTTCATGTGCACATAAACCACAGAAAGTAGCTTTGAATCCGGCAAACTTGTGCGTGAAGAATGCAAGTCTGGAGGTAGACCTGTTGATCGGAGTTTGAAGCTTGAAAGCATGTATTCCGAACTGCTGGACGGTACTCACGGAAGGCAGCAAGATGGGCCATGGATGGACCAGCCTCGCTGCAAAGCAGTCAAGCACTCCTTTCTTCGCTGGGCGATGGTGCCGCCTAGGCCTGAAATGGTGATGCAGGAGGGGAACCGAACAAATACAAGCAGATCACGCCAGACCATCAGGATTCTTTCGGTGACCAAGGCACGCAACCGACCGAGCTACTATCAAGGGAGAATCTTAGCTCTCCTTTCATTACTGTCTCAGAAAGGTTGCGGTGAAAAATGCACACCTTCACCTCAGTGCTTGACTGACTACATACAATCTAGTAGTAGATCCTTTTCTGCAAAGTTTACCAATTATTAGCGCTTTTGAGAAGCTTTCTCTGCAATTCAACTGGGCAGGAATCTTCTGTTCTTATCCTTAAAGGAAGGAAgatgtatatatatacacacagatGCAGGCTTGGACGATGCATCATTTGCATATACATGTGTTGGGCTACAAGCTCTGAAAAAACAGTGTAAAGTGAGCGTTGAGAGGGTAACTGAATTCCATGGCCCAACTGCTACATTCTGCTAGGCGGCAGAGCAAGGCCAATAAAATGGATGACCAAggtgccaaaagaatttatccttGTGTCGGTTCAATTTGGTCATGTAAGGAATAACTAATCACACTTTGTTATTGTTGTTTGCGGACTGCAGGCGAATCTAGCGATTCGGGTTCCTTGGTTGTAGTTGTAGAGATGGCCAAGGAACTCAGCCGCAACCTAGCCACCTTGAAGTCATTCAAGCCCCAACAAAAGGACCGCATCATGGTCGCCAAGGTCCGCCACCTCACGCGCAACGTCTGCAAGAGCGAGTATGATCCTGATCACGTCTCCATCGGCCCGTACAACCACCATCGGCAACTCCCGACGCAGCATGACAAGCTGAGAAGCCTCGACGCCGTACTCTCGTGGGCGAAACACGGGCACGGCACGACGGTGGAGGGCTACGTCAACGAGCTGGCCTGCCTGGAGCCCAAGGCGAGGAGTTGCTACAACAACACCTTCGATGACATTCCCAAAGACCAATTCGTGCGCATGCTCTTGCTCGATGGCTGCTACATAGTCGACCGCTTCGTCAACTTCGAAGAACAACCCACCACGAACGATGAGGGGACTGCTGCTGCCAATGGTAGTAGCATCCCGTCGGTGGTCGCCGCCTCCCCTGACTTGCAAGAACAACCCACCATGAACGATGCGGGGGCTGCCGCCAATGGTAGTAGCATCCCGTCGGCGGTCGCCGCCTCCCCTGACTTCCAAGAACAACCCACCACGAACGTCCCGTCGGCGGTCGCCGCCTCCCCTGACATCCAAGAACAACCCACCACGAACGATGAGGGGACTTCTGCCAATGCTAGTAGCATCCCGTCGGCGTCCGCGGCCGAGCTCGAATATTTGGAGTTGGTGCGCGACGTGTTCTTCCTCGCGGAGAACCAGATACCGTTCTTCGTCCTTGAGAAGATCGGCGAGCTGGCAGTGCCGCACGGTAGGGCTCATGTGGGTAGATGGATCGCGGGTCATGCCCGTGATCTCATGAACGACCAAATGTACACAGCCGCAGCGCCGGGGCCGGCCATGGTGCCTCCCGAGCTGACGATGCCAGGCAATCTTCTCCATCTTGTGCATATGCAGCTGAAGCCTGAAGCTGGCCTCTTTCCAGGCGCCACAAGAATCAGTGCCGCCGATGAATCTGCGTCGGTGGGCAGGTGGCGCACGGCGACGGAGTACAGCTACGCGGGGGTGAAGTTCAAGGTCCGGGCCATGAGCGAGAATGAGGGCGTGCGTAGCattctggacgtgaagctggatagCAGCGGCGGCACGCTGGAAGTGCCCTGTCTGGACATCGACAACGAGACGTGGCGGCTGCTGCGCAACCTGATGGAGCTGGAGCAGCGGAACCGGGACACTGTGGGGAGCAACGTGACGGCGTACTGCGTCTTCATGTCCCAGCTGGCGAGCGACAGGAAGGACGTGGAGCTGCTGCGGAAGAGAGGCGTCATCGTGCACGCCCAAGGCAATGACGGCGAGGTGGCCCAGTGCTTCGCCGACCTCTGCAAGGGGATCATGTTCAATCCTAACAACCCGGCCATCGATTACCTGTGGGGGACACGCCAGAAGCTCGACAGGAGGTCCCGGAGCTACCCTCGGAGGTGGATGGCGTGGCTAAGGCGAAAGTACTTTGCCAACCCATGGCTCGCCGTTGGGCTCCTGGCGGCCGCCATTGGGCTAGTCTGCGCACTCGTCCAAGCACTCTACTCTGTTTTCAGTTACAAACATGGACGGAACTAGAAATCAAACATCATGTCGTTAGGGGTGGGCGGTATGTTGATCCGCCTCATCTTGGTTTAGACTTTAGAGTCATGGTACTGAGGCTGCCGGTCTTGGTAGTGACGCGGTCTTGATGTTCTATGCCTCCTCTCTTCGCCATTAGGAGGGCTGGGCGTTGGGGGCAAGGCAAACGTTCGTTATGTGGTTGCTTGGGGGCGTATGCATGGTTCGCCACCAAAGGCCATGCAGCTGGGCTCGACAATGATCACGTCGACCAATCTGTCTAAGGTGAAACAATCGCTGTATGTTTGTACTGCTAAGAATGATTGTGATACAAATTTTCAGCCAACAAACTATGTTGCACAGGGAGGTAATACACATGTTTCTACCCCGGTTGGTAAGCACGAGGAGGTGCCGAAGATGATGCAGTATACCCATGAGCAAATTGTTGCTTTTGGGGGGATTCAGGAGGAGGCGAGGCGCAAGGTGCGGTCGAGTGGAAGACTGTGGACTCAGCCTAATGCCGATATGACTCAAATGGAGAGGGTGATGATGATCGCAAAGAAACGCGTGGAGACGCCAGTGATAGGCATGTCTACCTCGAAACCAACCTCCATTACGTCTTTTTCGGAGGATCAAATTATTGATAATGCTATGTCACTGGGGGTTTCTTTGGGTGTTTCTCATTCTGATTGCATTAAGTCATCTAAGTTAATAAAAGATTATGAGATACAGAGATCACTTACTATGTTAAAATGTAATGATCAATCGAAAAAAATCATGAGAATGCTTCTCTTTTTTTAGCGGTTTCACGTGTGCACGACCTATGTGATGATTTagaagaggaggagaactttCGGAGTGATGTCGATGTGCAGATTCCTCCGGTTTTTACTAGGAAGAGAAAACAACGCAAAAAGAAATCGTATGATAATAAAAATGTTAGAAGGAGTAACCGTATTAGAATCAAACCATCAAAATTACAATGAAAAATCTGAAAGGAATAACGTGGAATAGTGAAGGGTTTAAAGATCCAGGAAAATATTTGTTTGTTAAGGAGTCGATAAGGGAGTATGACCTAGATTTTATCGCTTTGCTAGAGACAGGACAGTCTATTTTTGCGGTACAtttttatgagatttggcagcggGTAAGGAGTTTGCATGGCTTTATTTGCCGCCACATGGGAGGCCGGGAGGAATTATCGTAGGGATTAACACGACTACTTTGGTGGTCAATAGGGTAGATAGTGGAGACTACTGTGTGAAGCTGTCTATCACTTCTAAAAAAGATGGTTTTCAATGGCTGCTTGTGCCGGTGTATGGTGCGGCACAAGATAAAAATAAATATGAGTTTCTTGCAGAATTAGTgaggacttgtgaatttgaaacgATACCAATATTATTAGCTGGGGACTTTAATAATTTGAGAAAAtcagaggataaaagttataataaCTTCAATCCCCGCTTGCCATTTATTTTTAATGCGATTATTGAGAATCTTAATCCAAGAGAAATTGCTTTGTCTGGGCGGCAATTTACCTGGGTAAGTAGAAGAGAAAATCCTACATATGAAAAATTGGATAGGGTACTTGCAAGTGTTGAATGTGAACAGAAATACCCTTTGGTCACTGTCCGAGCCTTGACTCACTCTGGATCTGATCACACTCCGATTTTGATTGATGCAGGGACCTAGGCACATGTAGGTAATAAACCACGTTTTTTCGTTTGAGTTGGCATGGTTAGAACAGGAGGGGTTTTATGAGCTTATTGCAAATGAATGGGCGGCCATCCCCATTGGAAAGACTCCAATTCAAACATGGCAAAATAAAATAAGGCATTTGCGCCGATTTTTATGTGGTTGGGTAAGGAATTTAAGTGGAAAATACAAGAGGGAGAAGGAACGGCTTTTGAACATTATAGACACATTGGATATTAAGGCGGAAACGTTGCCTTTATCACTTGTTGAGCGCAATGAGTTAAAAGAAAGCTAATGATAATTTAAATAAGCTCCATCGAGAGGAAGAGATTAAGTGGGCACAAAGGGCTAAAGTAAAGTACATCCAGGAAGGGGCGATAATACCAAATATTTCCACCGCATAGCGAATTGTAAATatagaaaaaagaaaatttatcTACTTGAACAAGATGAGGGTACCATTGTTGAGGATGATAATCTAAGGGTATACATTTCGGAGTATTATAAAAAGTTATTTGGTAATCTAGATCCTAGTTCGGTCTCGTTGGATGAAGATAGAACTAATGATATCCCGCAGTTGTCGGCAAAGGAGAATACAATGCTAATTGAAAAATTCTCAATGGAGGAGGttcatgatgctatttttcagatgaAACATAATAAATCACCTGGACCAGATGGCTTCCCTGCGGAGTTTTACCAGCATTTTTGGAGGGTTATTAAAAATGATCTGATGGCTTTATATGAGAGCTTTCAGAAACGGGAACTGCCTCTGTATAAGCTGAATTTTCGGGTGATTACTTTACTACCTAAAAACAAAATTTAACtcagattcaacaatatagacccataTGCTTGCTCAATGTGAGTTTTAAGATATTTACTAAAGTTGCGACAAACAGTATTTCTGAGGTGCCTCAAAAAGTAATTAGACCTGCATAGACGGCTTTTATCCCTGTAAGACATATTCTGAAAGGAGTGGTAGTTCTACATGAGACAATACATGAAATGCACAGAAAAAAACTGGATGGGGTGatttttaaaattgattttgaaaaagCGTATGATAAGGTTAAATGGCCTTTTATGCACCAAGTTTTACGTATGAAGGGATTTGATCCTATTTACCGTGATAGAATAAATCAATTCGTGCAAGGTGGGGGTGTCGGCATAAAAGTTAATGATATTATTGGGCATAATTTTCAAACTAGGAAAGGACTACGCCAA
It includes:
- the LOC127294374 gene encoding uncharacterized protein, which codes for MAQLLHSARRQSKANKMDDQGESSDSGSLVVVVEMAKELSRNLATLKSFKPQQKDRIMVAKVRHLTRNVCKSEYDPDHVSIGPYNHHRQLPTQHDKLRSLDAVLSWAKHGHGTTVEGYVNELACLEPKARSCYNNTFDDIPKDQFVRMLLLDGCYIVDRFVNFEEQPTTNDEGTAAANGSSIPSVVAASPDLQEQPTMNDAGAAANGSSIPSAVAASPDFQEQPTTNVPSAVAASPDIQEQPTTNDEGTSANASSIPSASAAELEYLELVRDVFFLAENQIPFFVLEKIGELAVPHGRAHVGRWIAGHARDLMNDQMYTAAAPGPAMVPPELTMPGNLLHLVHMQLKPEAGLFPGATRISAADESASVGRWRTATEYSYAGVKFKVRAMSENEGVRSILDVKLDSSGGTLEVPCLDIDNETWRLLRNLMELEQRNRDTVGSNVTAYCVFMSQLASDRKDVELLRKRGVIVHAQGNDGEVAQCFADLCKGIMFNPNNPAIDYLWGTRQKLDRRSRSYPRRWMAWLRRKYFANPWLAVGLLAAAIGLVCALVQALYSVFSYKHGRN